A single region of the Saprospiraceae bacterium genome encodes:
- a CDS encoding methyltransferase domain-containing protein encodes MQYKFLFPTYRNRYCFIRDTLKEYGKDKKFFKGLNLGTGEGDYDSMIAEHCESLLACDINEADLVFARHFNQDVPNLSYQVENALHLSFPDNHFDLIISVEVIEHVGEPQQMMAEISRVLKPGGLVLMTFPSLEFPFTYDPINRILSWFSDRHLSQGAFAFGHEYLISPPQFREWVKNEKLELLRERNLSGYIVGILEMYWTGWVQQIFKVNAVNVSDQAEKRLALRPSKNAPKLTVVTDAILSMDFALFKNSSRAIGKGIVLTKTLL; translated from the coding sequence ATGCAATATAAATTCTTATTTCCAACCTACCGAAACCGCTATTGCTTTATTCGAGATACCTTAAAAGAATACGGAAAAGATAAAAAATTCTTCAAAGGACTGAATCTAGGGACAGGCGAAGGGGATTATGATAGCATGATTGCCGAACATTGTGAATCCTTGTTGGCTTGCGATATCAATGAAGCAGATTTAGTATTCGCACGCCACTTCAACCAAGACGTCCCCAACCTAAGCTACCAAGTAGAGAACGCGCTCCATTTGAGTTTTCCCGACAATCACTTTGACCTCATCATCTCCGTAGAAGTCATTGAGCACGTGGGTGAGCCCCAGCAGATGATGGCAGAAATTAGCAGGGTGTTAAAACCTGGAGGCCTGGTACTTATGACCTTCCCTTCCCTGGAGTTCCCCTTTACCTATGATCCCATCAACCGAATCCTAAGCTGGTTTTCGGACCGCCACCTATCTCAAGGTGCTTTTGCTTTTGGGCATGAATACCTGATTTCACCACCCCAATTTCGGGAATGGGTTAAAAATGAAAAGTTGGAATTGCTTAGGGAAAGAAATTTAAGTGGCTATATTGTAGGTATATTGGAAATGTATTGGACAGGTTGGGTACAACAAATTTTCAAAGTAAATGCAGTTAATGTATCTGATCAGGCAGAAAAACGCCTGGCCCTTCGCCCATCCAAAAACGCCCCCAAATTAACGGTGGTGACTGATGCCATTTTGTCCATGGATTTTGCCCTGTTTAAAAACAGCAGTCGAGCTATTGGCAAGGGAATTGTGTTAACCAAAACCCTTCTTTGA